A segment of the Polyodon spathula isolate WHYD16114869_AA chromosome 14, ASM1765450v1, whole genome shotgun sequence genome:
GCAAATGTGTATGTTGCTTATTTTGCAAGAAATGTTGCAGCGTCTCCAGTATTATCGATTTCTCATTTATTGGCCTCTACTAAAAAAGCAAACATACCCTTTTTGAgaacttttaaaacaattttttaatttttttttttatgcaaagcgagattaaaacattttttaagagtTTGTACATTTAActgcttgcaaaaaaataaaaataaataaaaaatgctctgGGCTTTGCTGTTTGGAGAAACCTTCAATGTTAAGACTTGGCATGTGATAATTGCTGTATAGAGGTTGGAATGCTAGATTCAAGTCATTAATTCATGTTTGGTCATGCTTCTTGTTGCCTGCAACCAACCTCATTTCTGCTCTTGTGAAAATTGAATTAGGTTGTAAATGAGATAGCTACTCTAGTGCACATACTGTAGACCTGCAGTCACCCAAGAATCGGTAAAGAGGGGGGATGACGATgtagttgtattcactgaagatcATGCAAGTCTCGGTGTCTTgtaagtggctatgcaaagtcatgtatggtttattgaaatatgacagcaaaatgtgaaattcatctctgcagctgTGGCACTGGCAGGGGCTGCTGCATTCGCTAGAAGCTGGGCGACGTAAGTCTTAAATTATACCCCCAACAGCAaataatttcttttttaatttccatGTAAATAGGCCATAgagttaatgtagttttcaaacctatttttttttttttttcctcctttgtACAGTgggattgatttatttaaaaagcattttaacgCTAATGAATGATTAATTGTTGTTAGAATTTGCACGATAGTTGATGTAAACGTCGGGGTTCGATTTACAACACTACAATCTATAACCTGTTCCTGTTTTCTTAATCATGACAGGTATATTTAAAGTGTTATGCCTACAGAGCATCCAACAAAGCACTGTTTTTCTTAAAACGTATTGCAAATATAAATTCAGTATTAAATCAACAGTGATAACTGGGGACCGGTTTAATTTGGGATATATTCTGTGACTTCTTGCAAAGCAACAGTTTCACAAATGAagataatccttttttttttttttctttttctaggcTGCTGCTATATTTTCCCAAGGCTGTTTTGCTGATGGCTTGAGAGCATGGGGCACACAAGTAACATCTGGAATCCTGAATGTCTTTTTGTCTGATCAGAACTAGAATATGAACAAGAAGAAAGTGCAGCTATATTGGGTCATGATGATGGAGCACTGAGGCACCGGCAGAACATCAGTCATAACATGTTCTGTGAAACCATGCTGCGCTTCCTTTCTCTCAAGTTTGGACGCCTGTACCGATGTCTGAAGTTCTTGTTTGTTGTAAGCTTGTTTGTCATCTTGTTGATGAATACCCACAACTTGTTTGCCTCCTTCCAGAAAAATGAACTCATGGACCGTCGCTTTATAAACCTTAACAAGTGCCCGGCTTGCTTTGGCAATAGCTGGTGCCGCAAGTTTATGAATGGGCAGATATCATTTGAGTCATGGGGTCGTTTGAGATTCTTTGACTtcttcaatgtaaaaaatgtgtattttgcacAGTACGGGGAACCAAGGGAAGGTACCAGACGGATTGTTCTCAAGCGATTGGGTTCAAATCAGGAGCTGACGGATATTGACCAGAAGATATGCAAGCGCGCTACAGGGCGACCACGATGTGACCTCATACAGGCAATGTACAAGACAGAGTTCTCCCGGTTAAATGGGGACGTAAGGTTGCTGACTCCTGAGGTTGTAGAAGGGTGGTCCGACCTAGTGCACTGCCCTTCTCAAAGACTCCTGGACAGGATAGTAAGGAGATACGCAGAAACGAAAGATTCCGGGAGCTTTCTTCTCAAGAACTTGAAGGACACTGAACGTATGCAGCTGTTAATGACGCTAGCTTTCAACCCAGAACCCCTTGTTCTTCAGGTAAgttgtctttctttgtgtgtggCAGCTGTATTACCCTTACCGTTTATTTTTCGAAGAGCATTACAAGTTTCTGTGTAAGTGGAATTGAAGCTTAGAGAGTCATATAGCTAATGACTAAGGCTGAGGTGATGCATTGATTTGTTAACTGATGGGATtgcatctgtgcaggagtcttcaaagtaacagagcaggttaagagcgttgtgctagaattataaatactgtatcgaccgctacaaatacaatgtattccgatgtttgacaattattttctaaagtaatttGGCAAGAAGGTAAATTAAAGAAAGTAATACTTGGGATACTTCGGTAACAAAACTAATTTGTGTGACTATTTAATGAGGTGGCACCCTACAAAACTTCTTAATTACCCTggaataaaaatgaagaaaagcaaCTAAGATTGTTCCAAAAGTTGTGTCTTTGGTCAGAAGTAAGCATCGCGGCAATGTCCGTCCCTAGTGAGCAGGTTTATAGcaatgctgggcagattgtaagcaagtgccagtcattgcttaaattaaaaacaaaatgtggacactaCCATGTtccttaaaataattaaaaaataagccaTGGGCAACactcttgttactaaactgctgtggacagtgataactttttttaaaaattagttaTTTACTTTCTCTTGATTTTGGTTGTTACTAATATTACATGTAGTAATAACTTCTGATTTTAAGATCTATTTAATATGTCTTTtgatattactatatatatatatatatatatatatatatatatataatatatatacgcacgcacacacacacacacacatgtaatcaatttaatatgcattataGTTTTGAAAGCTTTACTAGCAATggtacacagtaatccacagcaccacatgtattactgcattgtttaaatacttttttacacTTTCATAGTGATTTAAAATCGATGGATCTGCTTTTTTTTGGAGAatgatagtgaaaaattaggcatccTTACTAATGGCGTAGAGAATGATAGCAAATACCAATATTAATGAGAGTTAGTTgcctttacaattttaaataaaacgtgGGGAAagctgggggggaaaaaaaatagggTGGTtaagtaaaaatgttttgttttagcttttaTTTCTGAATAAGCAGTGTGAGCATGGCAAGTGGCAAGGGCTAGTTTACAGTGCATTTCATTACACTGTCCTCTTGCTTGAGGGTGCATCTTCATTAATAAACTTTCTACCTGCCTTGTTTTATGCTATAGGTAGGTAGCTCTAAGGAGTGAAAGCACTGGGTCTAAAACATAGCAGCATCATTGATGCGGCACTTAATGACTGTCAGATTATTTTCTATACTGAATTCTTTCATAAAACGTCtcctattaaaaaataacacattgcgATAATTTTAATCTTTGTGCAATGCGTGAAATATCTTAACAGATGTGTCAATGAATTAAGTGAAACAAATCtgagttttaccttttaaaactCCTGCATAAGTTGagatttttttgtgcattttcaaacTAACATATTAAACTGCATGAATTTCACTTTGCACGTCAGGCTTAATGTCCAGTTTTCTGTTAAcccatgatttattaatattattatggtACTTTTGTGTTTAGATGctaaactgcttttgttttaaatagtgcaTCCTTGTTTATCTTATACAAACATCTTTTGCAACGATGAAGTAGCATTAATCTCTCAAATTTATGTTTTTTGacaataaaacacttttcattAACCGGGCCAAAGTGAACTAGTGTTCATATACAGTAAAGCATTGCAAATCTGAACATCAATAAGTTCATGACCCCCGTGGTTTCTCAGCACAGTACTGGATGCTGCAGAACACTGTCTGCCGGGCTGAATTTTAAAGCATTCTGCAAAATGCGCCCATTGCAGGCAGAACTAACTTTGTTGCTGATGTTTAATAAATTGTTCCTTTTTTCGAAGACTCTGCTCCCCTAGGCATTTTGGTTTGCAGTGTTTTACTGTGCTCTGTATTTaatatgtatctttgtaaataacCCCACCATTTAATCTCAACCTTGTGGGATAAGATAAACATTTTCAAGAGTAATGTCTACATATAGTCATTAGTGATATGAGCCACTTTCTGAAAATGTGCTCACAGTGATTTAATTTCTTGCAAAGGGTGAAAGTGCCATTTGTAATGAGATTTCTGCAAGTTTCAGTAGTTGGACGATGTACAAAAGTAGTTACATGGACGTTAAAATCGTGATATAATAATTGGATTGTTGGAACTTGCAAATAAATTACTTACCTGCTTGAAAAACCGTACTGTTAGTTTgatgggaaaatgtttatttgcatgcaAATCATTTATATTATGTGAAGATTGGAACCAAGTTTTAGGTtaccaataatcagtataataattcGAATTAATAAAAGATGCTGAACTGGAAAAATGCTGCCAGTCTCTCTGTGGAAGGTTCCCAACttagaataaagaaaaggagactctAAACTAGGAGGACTATCCTTGTCTGCTCTTGtgaaatattatttggctgcaaggctatatttgtgcaatactggattttcaaaaatgtttatgCCAGATCTACCCACATGAAAACAATCTGACTATTCACTCCTAACTGGTCCCAAAAAATGTTctaagcatttcaaataaaaaaaaaactattttacataTACTAAATGTATGGTATAATGTTTAGGATTggacaatgattatttaaaactggaggatattccatccaaaaaataaaagaaaacttgaTATCAACGCTGAAGGACATCTCTCAAAATGACACACTATCCTTTTGACACAGCACAgtcagtcacaatacaatatagcAAAGGAACACTCAGTTCTTTCAAAGAAGATGAGTCCTCAATATAGCCACAATATAGCCTGCACGCTAATAGGATACGTCCAGTCGAATAAATATGATTGCTGCATGCtaactgttaagaaaaaaaaaaacaaaaaaactgcaggGCGCAGATAAAAACACTTATGCCCttttacatacaatatagtatcccagagttgttttacaataaaaaataagaccCCAACATGTTGAGGATCTTGTATGCTACGCGGCTTCCGGAAAATTCCATGAGCGAAAACATAGCCGCGCACAGTGGTCAGTTTTTCAGATTGatagtaaaaatatttaaggTACTGGGGGGGTTAAGTAATAAGGTTTTTTTTAGTACTGAACAGTTCAGAGAAGCAAAACTCAAAATGGCACCTGACAGAATACTGCCACAAAATTGCTGCAATGACACTTAGCATGCTGGCAGAACTAtaagacgtgtgtgtgtgtgtgtgtgtgtgtgtgtgtgtgtgtgtgtgtgtgtgtgtgtgtgtgtgtgtgtgtttttggtgcGAGCACACTATTCCTTAGATTGTAAAGAGCAGGAAGTCCAGTTATGCTGGGATGAATACTAAAGTAAGAGAGGTGCTTCTAAGGTTAAAACCGTGCAGAAATACAAATGTGTCTAAAAGGTAAATTTGAAATTGTTTATAGTACAGTAGATGTTTTGTTAGGAATTGGAACAGCTTGAAACCCAAGTATGCTATAATATGCATGACCTGATAATCAacttgtttttgtagttttaatttatGAATAGCAGCCTCTTAGGATGAGCACATTAATTCAGTCAGTGTTGTATTATTTATGacctttttaatgacattttgttTACTGAGTTGGAAGACTTCCAAAGGTGAGACCTTGTGTATAAATGTGCAatggtgtagttttttttttttgagtactgTATGAGTGCAAATAAGCTTGTTTGATAAAAATGTAGTTACTCATTTGCTGCCATATTCACCCTGGATTATAATTTGCCCCCGTGCAGAAAGATGACTGCAAATGCAAGACATTTTTGGCtttgctggattttttttctctttttgtctcAATTCTAAAGTTATCCAGCATGCAAGACCGTTTAACCCTCCTGTACAAATGTGCATGCATCTTTGTACCAATTTTGCATGCATTCAAAGGGACAGCGACCAGTAATATTTACTATAGGCAGCTGCATGTTCTTCATATTTTTAAAGCTGGTGTCTTTGTGCTAAATGCATGAGAATGCTGACTCTGTGTGCAAACAATTTACGCACAGAAGTTATGGATTATAGGTGGTATAGCACAtggcaaaaaatatatagttgaGTGGTTTTACAAAGTAAGTGGGGAATCGTGTTTGGAGCCTCTCGCTTGAGTGCATAATGTTTTTTGACTAGATGCAACTGGGGTGTGAACATTAATCCATTCTTCATACACACCATCTGTGTTTGGGTAGGTAAATGTCCAAGCCTGTTCCTGCATAAATGTAGTGTTATTTGCATCATTTCAGATGAGTGGTTCTTAAACTTTTGTTGTTCCCGGACCATCTGaaatttattgtatgtatttatttatttatttatttatttatttttaatctctgTGGACCACACTATAAACAGTATAGCGGAcagaaaaataagcacataaaaaaacaaacaaaaaaaaaacctataatactaagaataatTGTAGACTTAAATTTATTTGTGTTGATGCgatgggtgggcctgtttctgtgagcaaagttaaATTTAAGAATGGTTCTAGTTTGTTTCATAACACAAATTTACAAGAGAGGGCGtagaaaaattgatttttattttgaaattgatAATTTCTGCAGAAGTTGATTtgtgtgaattaataatctgaaggaccacagattgagaaccactgttttAGACAATATACAGTACgtgcatatacagtatgataTCAATACATCTAAAACAATCTAAATTTAAAATCCTACATTCTATTGGAAGGGTTTGTTGATGGTTAGATTCAGAAACCAGGTGGTTGGTGCTCTGTTATTGGGACACagttcaagagaaaaaaaaaaatttaaaatttaaaaaaaaaaaaaaaaaaaaaaaaaaaaaagcctactgtTGGGTCTAGTCAATGTTACTAATGTACATCATTAAAGACTTCTGATCTAGATAAATTATAGAAAAactataatgatatatatattatatatatatatatatatatatatatatatatatatatatatatatatatatatatatatatatatatatatatctactaatATAATTTCATTCTTGTGGTTAAAACACATTCTAGTCGGTGTATGGCAATGGATATGGGTAGAGACTAAAGGCCAGGTTCGAGAAATAAGGCAAAAAGACGGTTCGTATACATAGAATGTGTAAAACAGAGACGGATGCGATCATATGTTTTGGTGAATTTTTCCCATACCCATTtcacttcatgtttacaaaccattcgatCTGGTGTGACATTTAtcttgcatgttttgtttttgttcaccaaaaATTCACTTTTCTAGTtgccttttatttactgtaatattaACTCTCTGGTCGTCGGTAGTGTCCTGGAATGACTGTCGTGCACAGCACAAATGTGTAAATACATGCTGAGTTTGTTCTTGGTAACTGGCGCCGCATTTAACCTGTCACAATATGGGAAGAGCATATGGCAGAGACATTGTGGAAACAAGGTCACAACTGCACAGTTTGTTTTCTCATTAATGTTTAATGTATCGGCAGCTAGAGAGGAACAGTAAAGGTGCTTACTAAGCATTTACTTTACTGAATTCAAGAAATGCATGAGGAGCTTGTAGGCTACAGATTTGACTTTTGACAAGTGAGGAATGAGCCCTTACCTGCAGTAAGACGGAGCCTTCTAACTGTTATCATACACGATTGAGGATAACCAGTGTTTATATTCCTGTGATCACAGCATCACAGCTGGCCTTTAAGTAGCAGAAGAAAGTTATGCGGGTAGTTGTTAACAAATCTGTTGCTGTAATTCATTATTAAGCATCCTGTGAAgagagcttctgtttttttttttttttttttttttttttttttgtaaaccaacCGACGTGACTTCAGTTGATAATATCTCAACAATTTCACTCCAACTTTGCATTTTGAATGTTCCATATACTCCCTCGAGGAAAATCAAACGGTACCCTTCATTACATGTAACTTTAGATGGCTGCCTTATTGGAGTCATGTGAGCTGAATGATCTTGAAGATGAAAAGGTCACTTCATTAAAAAATTAGATTGAAACCCATCCACTGAATGAATTGCTTGCTAGCGTTTGAGAAATGTTGCTTGAAATGTGACGTGCAGTACTTGTTTTTGGAAACTGCTAAACGTTCTAGCAGCACTGTAATTAAGGATTTGAAACTAGATGGGATTTCCTCTTTTAGTAGATGTTTAATGTACTGAATCATTTGAGGAGAAAAGTTCGGTCATGCATGTTGAGTATTTTGAAATCAATGCATGTACAATACTGCTACAGTGCTCTGTTTTCCTAACAGTCTGACACACACTTTGTAAGCacagcattttgttttggtttttactaTGGGTGGTTAGTCTTGTCTACTGTCCCTAGTGACTGCTCATCTCCCAAGGAATGCACCCGATCAACTCTACGTTAATGCTAATCGTTTGAGTTCAAACGGGTTGTAGAGGTTTGTAGTCTATCATGTTTAAGTTCTCTAAGAATACCAGAGAGGAATTTTGATATGACTTGCTTACCTGTAAGAGAACTCATGTCGGCAGTCTTGCAGTATTTTCATCCCATACACAAATCTGCAAACTATTAAATAGTAATCAAAGAAAGAAGTTCATTAACAAATGTTAAATAACTGGTATAAATCATGGAATTTAAGACGCTGTATTTGTTTGAAATTGACTGCATGATGTCACAATTGTAAATGTTAGAACTGTATGCTGGAATAAACGTTAGATTGTGATTTGTTGAGCCTTGAGGTAGAAAAGAGTTCTGTGACTTTTAAAAGGGAGGATTATTATATACCTTAACACATCTCTACCACTGTATATTCCTAACACCTGTACATCTCTACCACTGTATATAtccttaataatatatatatatatatatatatatatattatatatatatatatatatatatatatatatataattattggcATTTGCCTTACTACTAGGAACTGGATTAAATTACTGAAGTAAtcctgtgtatttctgtttcatctaCAGAGTTTCCCTTCAGATGAAGGCTGGCCTTTTGCAAAATACCTAGGAGCCTGTGGGAGAATGGTGGCAGTAAATTATGTTGGAGAAGATCTCTGGAGCTTCTATAATGCCCCCTGGGAAAAACGGGTAGACCTGGCCTTGCAATTAATGGAAATTGCAGAGCAGCTTACCAACAACGATTTTGAGTTTGCACTCTATCTCCTCGACGTCAGCTTTGACAACTTTGCCGTTGGACCTCGGGATGGGAAGGTCATTGTTGTGGATGCTGAGAATGTTTTGGTGGCTGACAAGCGATTAATAAAGCAAAGTAAGTACTTGTTCACACACTGAGTGTGTGGAGGGCGAGGGAGGGGGTTGTGGAATTAGTACTCGACAATAAATGATAATATCCAGGAAAGTTGCCCAACTGAACGCGATGAGCACGCAGTTTTTTGTTTAGTCTTTAGTTATGAAGACATGAATCTTCTCTCAAATCATTTTAGTTGACATTAAGGTAAATAAATAAGCTATTTCTACTTTAATAGACTACAGGCACAATACAGTACCAGCCTGTTGGGAGTTGAATTGGCATACAATGGTTTATCAGTTTGTCAAGCAATAGACATCAGTAAATTCCACACTACAAATTAGCACTCTGTATACATGCTGCGAAATGCATAATCAATATTTGAGTGCAGGCAGCAGATATATGGTATTTTGATAAAGATGATCTTGTGCCTAGAAGCTGTCATTCAGGTTCCATGTTTGCAGTGCTATACCCTATAGTTAGGGGTCTACCTGAATCCGGAAATTGAGGGATTACCGTGAAATTAACCTCTTTTTAGTGGCCAATGCATACCAGACAagtatggagagagagagagagaaaaaaaagaaaccttgtttaaatgaactactgtacaacgcaaactacgtatcttccttctgtagttggtttttttttttttttttttttttaattcctttgccCGTCCTGtctgcattgcacttaggcaaaaacatcCTTagacatgtacaaaaaaaatactccaaagcagatagtcagtgctgcattgttttgatttaggttgctaaaatctagttttcagcattggag
Coding sequences within it:
- the LOC121326450 gene encoding divergent protein kinase domain 2A-like; this encodes MFCETMLRFLSLKFGRLYRCLKFLFVVSLFVILLMNTHNLFASFQKNELMDRRFINLNKCPACFGNSWCRKFMNGQISFESWGRLRFFDFFNVKNVYFAQYGEPREGTRRIVLKRLGSNQELTDIDQKICKRATGRPRCDLIQAMYKTEFSRLNGDVRLLTPEVVEGWSDLVHCPSQRLLDRIVRRYAETKDSGSFLLKNLKDTERMQLLMTLAFNPEPLVLQSFPSDEGWPFAKYLGACGRMVAVNYVGEDLWSFYNAPWEKRVDLALQLMEIAEQLTNNDFEFALYLLDVSFDNFAVGPRDGKVIVVDAENVLVADKRLIKQNKPENWDVWYESRFEDCDKEACLSFSKDILCSRVNVDHNYYAICQNLLSKHATWRGTTGGLLHDPPTEIANRLEAMLDECANPKKRYGRYQAAKELREYLAQLGNNAR